From the genome of Spodoptera frugiperda isolate SF20-4 chromosome 23, AGI-APGP_CSIRO_Sfru_2.0, whole genome shotgun sequence, one region includes:
- the LOC126912215 gene encoding sodium-independent sulfate anion transporter-like, whose product MTVVDQDAVNKVTLRKTKQCLQKTCSVETVKKRIPIINWLPKYKAEYFIQDVIAGITVALTAIPQGIAYAVIAGLPPEYGLYASLTAGLVYVFFGSCHNVTVGPTAIVATMTGKYVADYSADFAVLTAFLSGIFIFTMGILNLGFLVEFISMPVISGFTTAAALQIAASQLKAYFGLDGSSGSYFLESIQNFVTHINSARLWEIVLSSATVVMLILLKKMGQGCKRTDGFVKQMRWFLSLSRNAIVVIIGMIIAYILNVTLHTEPLLLIGDIGSGLPKFGVPPFSTVIGNQTYSFKEMVEVLGVQSAVIPIIAILETIAIAKAFAVGGRIDATQEMIAVGLCNIFGSFGQSMPITGSFTRTALNHVSGVKTPAGGLTNVFILFVALTSLTSAFYYIPKASLAGLIITAMFFMIDYEVFGKLWRNGIKDFVLMLVTMLISLFVGLEYGIIAGIVLEALSLLYYVARPSLEVNRVRYEKGDVMVLTLSENMSYCAAEHLRRKILDAAAVSTNTPIIIDGTNLRRVDYTVTYNLMNIIKDLDATHQILLMNFNLGLKKLCLNMDLGLESKFVTAASPQELTDVLPKEV is encoded by the coding sequence ATGACAGTCGTAGACCAAGACGCAGTGAACAAAGTAactttaagaaaaacaaaacagtgtCTCCAAAAAACATGTTCCGTAGAAACAGTGAAGAAAAGGATCCCAATTATAAATTGGCTCCCAAAATATAAGGCTGAATATTTCATCCAAGATGTCATAGCCGGTATAACTGTGGCTTTAACCGCTATACCTCAAGGAATTGCATATGCAGTCATTGCAGGATTACCTCCAGAATACGGACTGTATGCATCGTTAACAGCTGGACTGGTGTACGTTTTCTTTGGAAGCTGCCACAATGTCACCGTGGGTCCTACTGCTATTGTTGCCACAATGACAGGTAAATATGTCGCTGATTACTCAGCAGACTTCGCCGTCCTAACTGCCTTCCTATCAGGAATCTTCATATTTACCATGGGGATCCTCAACCTCGGTTTCCTTGTGGAATTCATATCAATGCCTGTGATTAGTGGGTTTACGACCGCTGCTGCCCTTCAGATTGCCGCGTCACAATTGAAGGCATACTTTGGACTGGACGGGTCATCAGGAAGCTACTTCTTGGAGTCAATTCAGAATTTCGTCACACATATAAATTCAGCTAGACTTTGGGAAATTGTGCTCAGTTCAGCAACCGTGGTCATGTTGATATTGCTGAAGAAAATGGGTCAAGGATGCAAGAGAACTGATGGATTTGTAAAACAGATGAGATGGTTTCTATCATTATCAAGAAACGCTATAGTCGTGATCATTGGAATGATTATTGCCTACATTCTTAACGTGACTCTACACACGGAACCTTTACTATTAATTGGTGATATTGGAAGTGGTCTCCCTAAATTCGGCGTACCACCGTTCAGCACAGTAATTGGTAACCAAACATACAGTTTCAAGGAAATGGTTGAAGTTCTAGGAGTGCAGTCTGCCGTCATTCCAATTATTGCAATTTTAGAAACTATTGCTATTGCCAAAGCCTTTGCTGTAGGAGGCAGGATTGATGCGACACAAGAAATGATTGCTGTTGGACTTTGTAACATCTTTGGATCTTTCGGACAGAGTATGCCCATCACTGGTTCATTTACAAGAACAGCCCTGAACCATGTCTCTGGTGTGAAGACGCCTGCTGGTGGTCTGACAAACGTTTTCATTCTCTTTGTGGCTTTGACTAGTTTAACTTCAGCATTCTACTACATACCGAAGGCTTCACTAGCTGGCCTCATCATAACAGCTATGTTCTTTATGATTGACTACGAAGTGTTTGGAAAATTATGGAGGAATGGTATAAAAGACTTTGTTTTGATGTTAGTAACAATGTTGATCAGTTTGTTTGTTGGCTTGGAATACGGTATTATTGCTGGAATTGTTCTTGAAGCTCTCTCGTTATTGTATTATGTTGCTAGACCTAGTTTAGAAGTGAATAGAGTGAGGTATGAAAAGGGGGATGTTATGGTTTTGACTCTATCTGAGAATATGAGTTACTGCGCTGCAGAACATTTACGTAGAAAGATTTTGGACGCTGCCGCCGTCAGTACCAACACACCAATTATAATCGATGGTACAAACCTGAGACGAGTGGACTACACAGTAACGTATAAtctaatgaatattataaaagattTGGATGCAACTCATCAGATTTTACTTATGAATTTCAATTTAGGATTAAAGAAACTATGTTTGAACATGGATTTAGGATTAGAATCAAAGTTTGTTACTGCGGCAAGTCCTCAAGAATTGACTGATGTTCTGCCAAAAGAAGTTTGA
- the LOC126912214 gene encoding sodium-independent sulfate anion transporter-like — translation MTVINPEEPKNVFRRKAKKWVRKTCSVEVVKKRLPIISWLPKYRSEYFIQDVIAGITVGLTAIPQGIAYAVIAGLSPEYGLYASLTSGVIYVIFGSCYNVTVGPTAILAAMTAKYVVDYSADFAILTAFLSGVFMFIMGILNLGFLVEFISMPVISGFTTAAALQIAAAQLKSFFGLSGSSGNYFAESVKNFVFNIGTIQLWETVLSSATIVMLILLKKMGEGCKRTDGFFKQMRWFISLSRNAVVVVIGMIIAYVIREMFERDTLAVIGDIGSGLPKFGLPPFSTVVGDQTYNFIDMVKVLGVQCVVIPFVAILETIAIAKAFAEGGRIDATQEMIAVGLCNIVGSFGQSMPITGSFTRTALNHVSGVKTPAGGVTKVLLLFVALTYLTSTFYYIPKASLAGLIITAMFSMIDYQMFANLWKNSIKEFMLMLKTLSFCLFYGLEYGIIAGILIEACMLLYNVARPTVEVNVQKGEKGDLMVVTLSENVSYCAAEHLRQRIMKATSLDNTHVPIIVDGANLKKLDYTAAYNLMAIIKDLDKTHQILLLNFDPEIKKLCVYMETRFESKFVYAASPQELTDIFPKDV, via the coding sequence ATGACTGTAATAAACCCAGAAGAGCCAAAAAATGTGTTTCGAAGAAAAGCTAAGAAATGGGTTCGTAAAACGTGTAGTGTAGAAGTAGTGAAGAAGAGACTACCGATCATATCATGGCTCCCGAAATACAGATCAGAATACTTCATCCAGGATGTGATAGCTGGCATAACTGTGGGATTGACCGCTATACCTCAAGGCATTGCATATGCCGTCATAGCTGGCCTGTCACCTGAATATGGACTCTACGCATCATTAACTTCTGGAGTGATATACGTCATCTTTGGCAGTTGCTACAATGTCACCGTCGGCCCTACTGCTATACTCGCTGCCATGACAGCGAAATACGTAGTGGATTACTCAGCTGACTTCGCCATCCTAACTGCCTTCTTATCAGGAGTGTTCATGTTCATCATGGGAATCCTCAACCTCGGTTTTCTCGTCGAATTTATATCAATGCCAGTGATCAGCGGATTTACTACTGCAGCAGCCTTGCAAATAGCTGCTGCTCAATTAAAATCTTTCTTCGGTTTGAGCGGCTCATCAGGAAACTATTTTGCAGAATCAGTCAAGAATTTTGTCTTTAATATTGGAACAATCCAACTTTGGGAAACAGTTCTGAGCTCCGCAACTATAGTTATGTTGATATTATTGAAGAAAATGGGAGAAGGATGTAAAAGAACTGATGGATTTTTTAAACAGATGAGGTGGTTCATATCTTTGTCAAGAAACGCTGTCGTCGTGGTAATAGGGATGATTATTGCGTACGTCATTCGAGAGATGTTTGAAAGAGACACTCTTGCAGTAATTGGTGATATTGGAAGCGGACTACCAAAGTTTGGTTTACCTCCTTTCAGCACTGTAGTTGGTGAccaaacttacaattttatagaCATGGTTAAAGTGTTAGGAGTACAGTGTGTAGTGATACCATTTGTAGCCATTTTGGAAACGATTGCTATTGCCAAAGCTTTCGCAGAGGGTGGTAGAATTGATGCCACACAAGAAATGATTGCTGTCGGACTATGCAACATTGTGGGATCATTTGGACAGAGTATGCCAATTACTGGTTCGTTTACAAGGACGGCTTTGAATCATGTCTCTGGAGTTAAAACTCCTGCTGGTGGAGTCACTAAGGTTCTGCTCCTTTTTGTTGCTTTGACTTACTTGACTTCGACATTTTACTACATACCAAAAGCATCACTAGCAGGTCTCATCATAACAGCTATGTTTTCAATGATCGACTACCAAATGTTTGCAAATTTATGGAAAAACAGCATCAAAGAGTTCATGCTAATGTTAAAGACACTGAGCTTTTGTCTGTTTTATGGATTGGAATATGGAATAATAGCTGGAATACTTATTGAAGCTTGTATGTTACTGTATAACGTTGCAAGGCCTACTGTAGAAGTAAATGTACAGAAAGGTGAAAAGGGAGATCTTATGGTGGTGACTCTGAGTGAGAACGTGAGTTATTGTGCTGCAGAGCATTTACGTCAACGTATAATGAAAGCGACTTCCCTTGATAATACCCACGTACCAATTATCGTTGATGGTGCTAATCTAAAGAAACTTGACTACACAGCTGCATACAATCTGATGGCTATCATCAAAGATTTGGACAAAACTCATCAAATTCTACTGCTGAACTTCGATccagaaataaagaaattatgtgTGTACATGGAAACAAGATTTGAATCGAAGTTTGTGTACGCAGCAAGTCCTCAAGAATTGACTGATATATTTCCTAAAGATGTTTGA